A segment of the Bacteriovorax sp. PP10 genome:
GTGTACAACCCAGTGAAATGATAAATTTTATTATAAACGATTTAGTTTATTAGAATGGATTCGGAAAATAACGATGGTTGTTAAAAAAAGCACGCAAAAAAAAGCAGTGCAAAAAAATACTACGAAGTCTGCAAAGACCTCAAAATCAAAAAAAGCTGTAAAATCAAAGACTGTGAAAGCAGTTAAGGAAAAAGCAGCGAAAGATATCAAGGTTGTAAAATCTTCAAGCGCTGAAGCAATTATCAATGCCGAAGCAGCAGCAACTTTGAATACACAAGAAAGACGTGAAGTTCTTCACGAGATTAGTGATCTAAAAGAAAAACTTCGTCATAGAAGAATTCATGGAAACGAGGATAAGAAAAAAATCGCTCGCGACATGCTTGAGAGATACACTGGTCACGATATCAAAGATTTTCAAAAACAAATTATTCTTACGAACTTTCACTACTACGTAGAACGTTTTAACGTTCTTCTTCCAGATGCTCACTACACGCAAGGTTCAGCGTTCAAAGCTTCTTCTTCGAAGAAAGCTCAAGTAACGATTATTGAATTTGGTGTTGGTTCAGCAATGGCCGCTCTTATTGGAGAGTTGTTAGCAGTTATCGAACCAAAAGCAGTTTTATTTTTAGGACTTGCTGGCGGTGTTCACCCTTCTCTTGATGTTGGAGACTTCGTTCTTCCAATCGCATCGATCAGAGGTGAAGGTGTTACTCAACATTTCCTTCCAGAACAAGTTCCAGCTCTTCCAACTTTTAAAGTTCAAAAATTTGTTTCTCAAATTTTAGTTGAGCATGGTCTTGAATATCGTACTGGAACAATTCATTCAACGGATTACCGTTTTTGGGAATTCGATGACAGATTCAAATTAAATTTATTAGAACAAAGAGTTCTAGCAGTAGAAATGGAAACGGCAGCACTGTTCGTTTCTTGTTTCGTCAGTAAAGTAAATATCGGAGCTCTTCTTCTCATCTCTGATTGCCCACTGAAAGAAGGTGGTATCAAAACTAAG
Coding sequences within it:
- a CDS encoding AMP nucleosidase, with the protein product MVVKKSTQKKAVQKNTTKSAKTSKSKKAVKSKTVKAVKEKAAKDIKVVKSSSAEAIINAEAAATLNTQERREVLHEISDLKEKLRHRRIHGNEDKKKIARDMLERYTGHDIKDFQKQIILTNFHYYVERFNVLLPDAHYTQGSAFKASSSKKAQVTIIEFGVGSAMAALIGELLAVIEPKAVLFLGLAGGVHPSLDVGDFVLPIASIRGEGVTQHFLPEQVPALPTFKVQKFVSQILVEHGLEYRTGTIHSTDYRFWEFDDRFKLNLLEQRVLAVEMETAALFVSCFVSKVNIGALLLISDCPLKEGGIKTKQSAKAVFRKFTDVHIELGIEAMADIAERGEAIRHYQW